In Methanoregula formicica SMSP, the DNA window CGGGATTCGTTTCTTGTCGAAATTACGTTCGTTAATTATTTAACACCCGGGCTCAATGGTTATGAGCATGAAATCCGGTTTGCGGAACCAGCTTGCCGAGAAGATGGCAGGCGAAATTACGCTGTCGGACTCACCGGGACACGCGCTCAAGAAATGGCGCATGAACTTCGAGATCGCCCCGGGCGTCCTTTCAGAACGCCTGGGCGTCTCTCCGTCGGTCATCTCCGACTACGAGAGCGGCCGGCGGAAAAGCCCCGGAACTGCCGTTGTCGGCAAGATCGTCGACACCATCCTTGCCATTGACGAGGAGGACGGCGGAAAACACATCCAGAAATACTCAACCATGCTCTTTTCGAATGTCGAGGATGACGTGATCTACGACCTCCACGAGTATGAGAACCCGGTTGCCCTGCAGGAATTCGCAGACGTGATCGGGTGCTCGCTGCTCTGCGGGTCGGCCGACCAAGCCATCTTCGGCTACACGGTGGTCAACAGCCTGAACGCGATCATGCAGCTCTCTTCTGACGAGTTCAACCGCATTTATGGCTGGAGCACCGAGCGGGCGCTGGTCTTCACCAACGTCTCGACCGGCAAGTCGCCGATGGTCGCGATCCGTGTCACG includes these proteins:
- a CDS encoding helix-turn-helix domain-containing protein, which translates into the protein MKSGLRNQLAEKMAGEITLSDSPGHALKKWRMNFEIAPGVLSERLGVSPSVISDYESGRRKSPGTAVVGKIVDTILAIDEEDGGKHIQKYSTMLFSNVEDDVIYDLHEYENPVALQEFADVIGCSLLCGSADQAIFGYTVVNSLNAIMQLSSDEFNRIYGWSTERALVFTNVSTGKSPMVAIRVTPFKPRCVVLQGIDAPDVHPIVAKMAEKDRITVFCTSMDVDKIVSALREQKW